The following proteins come from a genomic window of Daphnia carinata strain CSIRO-1 chromosome 6, CSIRO_AGI_Dcar_HiC_V3, whole genome shotgun sequence:
- the LOC130689881 gene encoding LOW QUALITY PROTEIN: uncharacterized protein LOC130689881 (The sequence of the model RefSeq protein was modified relative to this genomic sequence to represent the inferred CDS: inserted 1 base in 1 codon): MSNTNDLDHKTASNTDKTRLPIEIKNECSSMKNVNGMSVYKLPLKGSSIFSGASSIVRRFSFGEPDLSGSKPCKTILLMGATGSGKTTMINAMINYALGVQWEDPFRFMLIDEKAKSQAFSQTRKVTAYDIHYRNGFRIPFSLTIVDTPGFGDTQGNKRDEEITSAVKQLVSDRNGIQGLSAVGFVVQSALAHLTVDQKNIFSSVLSIFGKNPKILTKIGDRRPITFINFADGRQPLVLAAIKEANLPCLMGSKGEPCHRSFNNDAAYASNQTPGGRLSPNVWDNAIQNFEFLFAELSRMENRMSRMISLGRQCVSNATTTVASAKLADAFATSAAFRKQKVPVGTEVSLDQEAASLFDENRLAIKIKSQCTSIKIENDMLVCKLPLKRSSFFFRASYNLSRFSFGEPDPSGSKPCKTILLMGATGSGKTTMINAMINYVLGVQWEDPFRFMLIDEDVTSQAFSQTIEVRAYDIHYRNGFLIPCSLTIVDAPGFGDTEGIDRDKKITSAIKQFFEHEHDNQALDAVGIVVQSALAHLTSSQTYIFNSVLSIFGKDIGENVRYLVTFADGRQPPVLAAIKIANLPYQMDSNMEPCHQSFDNGVVYCSNQIPGDRLSPIDWDKAMQNFQSFFAELSKMSIKSLQRTKEVLXSQESPQITIQGLETTIQVHLMKMEDSRKTEKPSP; the protein is encoded by the exons ATGAGCAACACGAATGATTTAGATCACAAAACTGCATCAAACACTGACAAGACCAGACTACCAATAGAAATCAAAAACGAATGTAGCAGTATGAAAAACGTTAACGGCATGTCTGTGTACAAGTTGCCGTTGAAAGGATCATCAATTTTCTCCGGAGCGTCTTCCATCGTCAGGCGATTCTCCTTCGGTGAGCCAGATCTTTCCGGAAGCAAGCCATGTAAAACCATTCTTCTGATGGGTGCCACTGGCTCAGGCAAGACCACCATGATCAATGCCATGATCAATTATGCATTAGGCGTTCAATGGGAGGATCCTTTCCGTTTCATGCTTATCGACGAAAAAGCGAAATCCCAAGCTTTTAGCCAGACCAGAAAAGTCACGGCATACGACATCCATTACAGAAATGGTTTCCGCATTCCTTTTTCGCTGACGATTGTTGACACTCCGGGATTCGGTGATACCCAAG GTAACAAGCGTGATGAAGAAATCACTTCGGCCGTCAAGCAACTTGTTAGTGACAGAAATGGCATCCAA GGACTGAGCGCAGTTGGCTTTGTTGTGCAGTCTGCACTGGCTCATCTCACGGTGGATCAGAAGAACATCTTCAGTTCGGTATTGtccatttttggcaaaaatccAAAGATTCTGACTAAGATCGGGGATCGAAGACCCATCACCTTCATCAATTTCGCTGATGGAAGGCAGCCGCTTGTCTTAGCAGCTATTAAGGAGGCCAATCTTCCTTGCTTAATGGGTTCCAAGGGAGAACCGTGTCACCGGAGTTTTAACAACGATGCAGCCTACGCCTCGAATCAGACACCAGGTGGTAGGTTGTCTCCCAACGTGTGGGACAACGCAATACAAAATTTTGAGTTTTTGTTTGCCGAGCTATCCAGGATGGAGAATAGAATGAGCAGAATGATCTCTTTGGGTCGTCAATGTGTCTCaaacgcaacaacaacagtggCATCCGCTAAACTAGCAGACGCATTCGCAACATCAGCCGCGTTCCGTAAGCAAAAAGTACCGGTGGGCACCGAAGTGTCTTTGGATCAGGAAGCTGCATCACTTTTTGACGAAAATAGGCtagcaataaaaataaaaagccaatGTACCAGtataaaaatcgaaaatgaCATGTTGGTGTGCAAGTTGCCGTTAAAACgatcatcatttttcttccGAGCGTCTTACAACCTCAGTCGATTCTCCTTCGGTGAGCCAGATCCTTCCGGAAGCAAGCCATGCAAAACCATTCTTCTGATGGGTGCCACTGGTTCAGGCAAGACCACCATGATCAATGCCATGATCAATTATGTATTAGGCGTTCAATGGGAGGATCCTTTTCGTTTCATGCTTATCGATGAAGACGTGACATCTCAAGCTTTTAGCCAGACCATTGAAGTTAGGGCTTATGACATCCATTACAGAAATGGTTTCCTCATTCCGTGTTCTCTGACGATTGTTGACGCTCCTGGATTCGGTGATACCGAAGGTATCGATCGTGACAAAAAAATCACTTCGGCCATCAAACAATTCTTTGAACACGAACATGACAATCAA GCATTGGATGCAGTTGGCATCGTAGTGCAGTCTGCGCTGGCTCACCTTACGAGCTCTCAGACGTACATCTTCAATTCGGTACTGTCCATTTTTGGTAAAGATATCGGAGAAAACGTTCGCTACTTGGTCACTTTTGCGGATGGAAGGCAACCTCCTGTATTAGCAGCTATTAAGATAGCTAATCTTCCTTACCAAATGGACTCCAATATGGAGCCCTGTCATCAAAGTTTTGACAACGGGGTTGTCTACTGCTCGAATCAGATACCAGGTGATCGTTTGTCTCCAATCGATTGGGATAaagcaatgcaaaattttcaatcgttttttgCTGAATTATCAAAAATGTCGATCAAATCGCTGCA
- the LOC130689466 gene encoding uncharacterized protein LOC130689466 — MSPIEWRNAMKNFQLFFNELFEMPIKSLRLTKEVLSIREILRYTIQVLETTIQVHLMKLEELREIEEKIALNKDFVNVNKDFEITVKVHKKKQIELKTNEKAFNCTICKVTCHCPCYPNSWMPCPAFWKPEKGSAGAGIAIPAFFLRTSMKVGRDLFEFVTKDEKFRRLDIQGIIAAGPVVSAVSASAPDAAVAAGAVVAAGAAGAAGAVVAAGAVGVAGAAVAADAARAAGAAGAVVAAGAAGAAGAAGAAGAAVAAGAVGLAGTAVAAVAAVAAGAACCAAVVVALMYGNECQMCPGRCAKEHHSYELTKWEFVQEDETHTLHDIRKKYDDVMKKTLNAEELKNALQVEAAQLKSDIIEAMDDSRSYSNYLNQIELCGAISSPLSAPEYINLMIEQEKKNKKSGYEERIKSLEDIKRTAELPKDVTDGGDLAKQYKN; from the coding sequence ATGTCTCCAATCGAATGGCGGAacgcaatgaaaaattttcaattgttttttaacgaGCTATTTGAAATGCCTATCAAATCGCTCCGACTAACAAAAGAAGTATTGAGCATCCGAGAAATCCTCCGTTACACTATTCAGGTCTTAGAAACCACCATCCAAGTGCACCTCATGAAATTGGAAGAATTACGGGAGATCGAGGAAAAAATCGCCTTGAACAAAGACTTCGTTAACGTTAATAAGGACTTTGAAATCACTGTGAAAGTACACAAGAAGAAACAGATTGAGCTCAAAACGAATGAGAAAGCATTTAATTGCACTATTTGCAAAGTAACGTGCCATTGTCCTTGCTACCCAAATTCATGGATGCCCTGTCCTGCATTCTGGAAACCAGAAAAAGGCTCTGCAGGTGCCGGAATTGCTATTCCTGCGTTTTTCTTGCGGACTTCTATGAAAGTTGGCAGAGATCTCTTTGAGTTTGTTACAAAGGATGAGAAATTTAGGCGTCTTGATATCCAAGGCATCATTGCAGCGGGTCCAGTGGTTTCAGCGGTTTCAGCGAGTGCACCGGATGCAGCGGTTGCAGCGGGTGCAGTGGTTGCAGCGGGTGCAGCGGGTGCAGCGGGTGCAGTGGTTGCAGCGGGTGCAGTGGGTGTAGCGGGTGCAGCGGTTGCAGCGGATGCAGCGCGTGCAGCGGGTGCAGCGGGTGCAGTGGTTGCAGCGGGTGCAGCGGGTGCAGCGGGTGCAGCGGGTGCAGCGGGTGCAGCGGTTGCAGCGGGTGCAGTGGGTTTAGCGGGTACAGCGGTTGCAGCGGTTGCAGCGGTTGCAGCGGGTGCAGCGTGCTGTGCTGCTGTAGTGGTCGCCTTAATGTATGGTAATGAGTGCCAGATGTGCCCTGGACGCTGCGCCAAGGAACACCACTCATACGAACTCACTAAATGGGAATTCGTTCAAGAAGACGAAACTCACACACTTCATGACATTCGCAAGAAGTACGATGACGTAATGAAAAAGACTCTAAATGCGGAAGAACTAAAGAATGCCTTGCAAGTAGAGGCGGCGCAGCTGAAATCAGATATCATTGAAGCGATGGATGATAGTAGAAGCTactcaaattatttaaatcagATAGAACTGTGTGGTGCTATCTCATCTCCGCTATCCGCTCCAGAATATATTAACCTGATGATCgaacaggagaaaaaaaataaaaaatctggATACGAGGAGAGAATTAAAAGTTTGGAAGATATAAAGAGAACGGCTGAGCTCCCGAAAGACGTAACGGATGGCGGTGATTTAGCCAAGCAGTACAAAAACTAA
- the LOC130690284 gene encoding cuticle protein 19.8-like, with the protein MNVFIFTVLCTMTTIAIGQDDSTWQEPVSGRDSTLEYGPAPVKAPPSDPIAVTIPTTAKAIATAYSAALVQPAPPGPVKFPEQTSAAMPLMPYSFEYGVDDDASGLDFGHKESSDGAIVTGTYYVLLPDGRMETVNYKADGNGYVAEVSYEGEAKYDAVQTQQSGGTTSGTSGQLQVSSNTGAPSNRPPQPPSVPTGAPKAPTQPAAVPSKAPQVSAPVWPAVKPPVVPNAPVVSPTLSVPPAIPTIVNAPAPVPVYGPVPTSAPAANWPLSSPQLSQAPAIPIPVTPAGFARSPVQVGVQASYGQAAPPSAIPPYPVGPTPLSQRNTPKPRSNPYSI; encoded by the exons ATGAAC GTCTTCATCTTCACAGTGTTATGCACGATGACAACAATAGCGATTGGTCAAGATGATTCTACCTGGCAGGAACCTGTTTCTGGACGTGATTCAACACTCGAATATGGTCCCGCACCTGTTAAGGCTCCACCTTCTGATCCCATCGCGGTCACCATTCCAACCACTGCCAAAGCCATTGCTACCGCGTATTCTGCTGCCCTAGTTCAACCTGCACCACCAGGACCAGTCAAGTTCCCTGAACAAACATCAGCA GCAATGCCCTTAATGCCTTACAGCTTTGAATATGGAGTGGACGATGATGCGAGTGGCTTGGATTTCGGGCACAAGGAGAGCAGTGATGGTGCGATTGTCACGGGAACATATTACGTTTTACTACCCGACGGACGTATGGAAACAGTCAATTACAAAGCTGATGGTAATGGATACGTAGCAGAAGTTTCCTATGAAGGGGAGGCCAAATATGACGCTGTCCAAACTCAACAATCGGGCGGAACTACATCAGGGACTTCCGGGCAGTTGCAAGTTTCTTCCAATACCGGTGCTCCATCTAATCGCCCTCCACAACCGCCTTCCGTCCCTACTGGTGCACCTAAAGCACCTACACAGCCAGCCGCTGTTCCATCGAAAGCTCCACAAGTATCAGCACCAGTGTGGCCGGCTGTTAAGCCACCGGTGGTCCCTAACGCTCCTGTTGTTAGTCCTACTCTTTCTGTTCCTCCTGCCATTCCTACTATTGTTAATGCCCCTGCTCCTGTTCCGGTGTACGGCCCGGTTCCAACGTCAGCTCCGGCTGCAAACTGGCCATTGAGTTCGCCTCAATTATCCCAAGCCCCTGCCATACCAATTCCTGTAACTCCAGCGGGATTCGCTCGTTCACCTGTCCAGGTAGGAGTTCAGGCCTCTTACGGTCAAGCTGCTCCTCCATCTGCAATTCCACCGTATCCGGTTGGACCAACTCCATTGAGTCAGAGAAACACTCCTAAGCCTCGATCTAATCCCTATTCCATTTGA
- the LOC130689922 gene encoding mucin-2-like: MTIMVAGQNEWEEFNLEHDESLLYDDISSYASTPPVATANKVNNNSIVFPTSPSKEPDPEPEPKSPTAAIHALNAKTARPYSFGYAVEDSKAGLDFGHSETSDGTSVTGTYYVLLPDGRKETVNYKADANGYVAEVSYEGEAKFDDKQALKTKGTFGKLQVDSGNSGPGPAVGTNVETPRSGPSSKAPSSQVVQQTPTALGGSTSSTLKTPTVNISSTASTATSALPSSTTQPSPVSTPIPSPTSPSTAIESSTTIPKLTTIQTQISNPTAKPTTPSVSTLIATSTPSPISTSGTPPVPVTNASLSSSPISTGTQIPNPTEKPTTPSVSTLIATSTPSTISTSGTPPVPAPNASLSSVPISTGTPTPLTSNSGITTVPVTSPSSTAVPTQISVPDTTPRPNATSISTPSVITSLPKLSSSSVTSPATTSVPVQNLTFMPSPQTLGTRPTGALTLSSDTPSIPSVIPKAPETSSSTSKSFSDALAAFVRSAGPTFIYCRNLLPNCTTKNRTSRASSKAKGSTPQTLSLCKYCITLKNTCSNLESSEPVSPVRNDTYQAFQALIPSPPSWPPVTSPVALTRAINDPTSNSTAKPRPSDRFAESIDFRDVVDEAPSGLSDVAQYAETHFNYCRGIRSFCPRLESTRPYWEGSSEVPRKWKESFLSTINACSYCRSLWPLCFELETSEFLLDPAQLFTLRALEEDVSDAIFTLNYCRNMTEDCSKLNATQYLQEFTPQARSVPVADPVQTQISFLEEQSVSELVEDLSEPLQSEDGNEEDSGGIQLVIYCRRVSSICSQLTSM, encoded by the exons ATGACGATCATGGTAGCAGGTCAAAACGAATGGGAAGAATTCAATTTAGAGCATGATGAATCTTTATTGTACGATGACATTTCCAGTTACGCCTCCACACCTCCTGTGGCAACGGCCAACAAGGTTAATAACAATTCTATTGTCTTTCCAACATCACCTTCAAAAGAGCCCGATCCAGAGCCAGAGCCGAAATCACCGACTGCAGCCATTCACGCT TTGAACGCTAAGACTGCCAGACCTTACAGCTTTGGATATGCGGTGGAGGACAGTAAAGCTGGCTTAGATTTCGGACACAGTGAGACCAGCGATGGTACGAGTGTTACGGGAACGTATTACGTTTTACTTCCTGACGGGCGTAAGGAGACTGTCAACTACAAAGCTGATGCAAATGGATATGTAGCAGAGGTTTCCTACGAAGGTGAAGCAAAATTTGATGATAAACAAGcactgaaaacaaaaggtaCCTTTGGGAAACTACAAGTGGATTCCGGAAACTCTGGACCTGGTCCAGCAGTTGGTACAAATGTTGAGACCCCACGATCTGGGCCTTCTTCTAAAGCCCCGTCTTCACAAGTAGTTCAGCAAACTCCAACAGCTCTTGGGGGTTCAACATCATCAACTCTTAAAACACCAACGGTCAATATCAGTTCAACTGCTAGTACCGCTACTTCTGCTCTTCCTTCTAGCACTACCCAACCTTCACCTGTTTCCACTCCAATCCCCTCTCCAACCTCACCTTCAACTGCAATTGAATCTTCAACTACAATCCCGAAATTGACTACAATTCAAACTCAAATTTCAAACCCAACTGCAAAACCGACTACACCTTCCGTTTCAACCTTGATTGCAACTTCTACTCCTAGTCCCATCTCGACTTCTGGAACTCCTCCAGTTCCAGTTACAAACGCATCTTTGTCTTCGTCTCCGATTTCAACTGGAACTCAAATTCCAAACCCAACTGAAAAACCTACTACACCTTCCGTTTCAACTTTGATTGCAACTTCTACTCCTAGTACCATCTCGACTTCTGGAACTCCTCCAGTTCCAGCTCCAAACGCATCATTGTCTTCGGTTCCGATTTCGACTGGAACTCCAACCCCTCTTACTTCAAATTCTGGTATTACTACAGTCCCTGTCACAAGCCCATCTTCAACTGCAGTTCCAACTCAAATATCAGTTCCAGATACAACTCCACGTCCAAACGCAACGTCCATTTCAACTCCCAGTGTAATTACCTCTCTCCCTAAACTCTCCTCATCCTCCGTGACAAGCCCAGCAACAACCTCAGTCCCAGTTCAGAATCTAACATTCATGCCATCACCTCAAACCCTTGGAACTCGACCCACTGGAGCACTTACGCTTTCCTCAGATACCCCGTCCATTCCTTCAGTCATCCCCAAAGCTCCTGAAACGTCATCTTCAACATCCAAATCTTTTTCCGACGCTCTAGCAGCTTTCGTTCGTTCAGCTGGGCCGACCTTCATTTATTGCCGCAATCTTCTGCCTAATTGCACAACTAAAAATCGAACATCTCGAGCCTCGAGCAAAGCAAAAGGATCTACCCCTCAAACTCTTTCACTTTGCAAATATTGCATCACCTTAAAGAACACCTGCTCCAACCTGGAATCTTCTGAACCCGTATCTCCTGTCCGTAATGACACATATCAAGCATTCCAAGCTCTAATACCTTCACCTCCTTCATGGCCACCTGTGACATCACCCGTAGCATTAACAAGAGCAATCAACGATCCGACCTCAAATTCAACTGCGAAACCTAGGCCGTCCGACCGATTTGCCGAATCCATTGATTTTAGGGACGTTGTGGATGAAGCTCCTTCAGGCCTATCTGATGTTGCCCAGTACGCTGAAACGCATTTCAATTACTGCCGCGGAATAAGGTCGTTCTGCCCTCGATTAGAATCTACTCGACCCTATTGGGAAGGGTCTTCTGAAGTTCCTCGTAAATGGAAAGAATCATTTCTTTCAACCATCAACGCGTGTAGTTACTGTCGCAGCTTGTGGCCTCTCTGTTTCGAATTGGAAACATCTGAATTTCTCCTAGATCCAGCGCAATTATTCACTCTGCGCGCACTGGAAGAGGATGTCAGTGATGCTATTTTCACTCTGAATTATTGTCGTAACATGACGGAAGATTGTTCTAAATTGAACGCTACCCAATACTTGCAAGAGTTTACGCCTCAGGCCCGTTCTGTTCCAGTGGCAGATCCTGTTCAAActcaaatttcatttctcGAAGAGCAATCAGTTTCCGAGCTCGTAGAAGATCTTTCTGAACCGCTGCAATCCGAGGATGGAAATGAAGAGGATTCAGGAGGAATCCAACTTGTTATATATTGCCGTCGCGTATCGTCGATTTGCTCTCAGTTAACGTCTATGTAA
- the LOC130690010 gene encoding adhesive plaque matrix protein-like → MKVVLVIVATVAVIVAAEKHGNYRNVPSYKTSSAAYDQRQYESTTHATASYEVAETEASYQDESIYTKTNARSSYKPSYVATTTSYSKSSYEPSISSYVSQPKYYETTEPVRSYTSKPAYTGSSYSSPSYTTTTSAPYSTSQRYAAPSYSNKQDSYDDKPMPYAFSWGVKDEKSYNDYSHQQESNGKVVTGSYRVLLPDGRTQIVTYKADENGYVADVKYEGQVKHDEYKPTPKSTYKSSDDAYQAEAKRDKNYEPLDHTKASSGYNNAQSSGTNYVKSYDVPAVYTTSPYKPTEY, encoded by the exons ATGAAA gtagtacTCGTCATTGTAGCCACTGTGGCTGTTATCGTCGCAGCTgaaaaacatggaaattaTCGTAACGTACCGAGTTACAAAACATCAAGCGCAGCTTACGATCAGCGTCAATACGAATCGACAACCCACGCCACTGCATCGTACGAAGTTGCCGAAACCGAAGCATCCTATCAAGACGAGTCCATCTACACGAAAACGAACGCACGGTCATCGTACAAACCATCTTACGTTGCAACCACAACTTCGTATTCGAAATCCTCTTACGAGCCGTCAATTTCGTCTTACGTAAGTCAGCCGAAATATTACGAAACCACAGAGCCTGTGCGATCCTACACTTCGAAACCCGCCTACACTGGCTCCTCTTACTCTTCTCCATCTTACACGACGACAACAAGCGCACCTTACTCTACCAGCCAACGATATGCCGCTCCTTCTTATTCGAACAAACAAGATTCCTACGATGAC AAGCCCATGCCTTACGCATTCAGCTGGGGCGTTAAGGACGAAAAAAGCTATAACGATTACTCTCACCAGCAGGAGAGCAATGGCAAAGTTGTGACCGGTTCTTACCGTGTTCTTCTTCCTGATGGCCGTACTCAAATCGTAACATATAAGGCTGATGAAAATGGCTACGTAGCCGACGTTAAATACGAGGGACAAGTCAAACACGATGAATACAAACCAACACCCAAGTCCACCTATAAATCCAGCGATGATGCGTATCAAGCAGAAGCCAAACGCGACAAAAACTACGAACCGCTGGATCACACCAAAGCCTCATCCGGATACAACAATGCCCAGTCCTCCGGAACGAACTACGTTAAGTCGTATGACGTTCCAGCAGTTTACACGACATCGCCGTACAAGCCGACTGAGTActaa
- the LOC130689854 gene encoding adhesive plaque matrix protein-like — translation MKFVIIATLVVVALASEKPYYPKPTYPAPAYPPPAYGKSYDYAPMPYSFDWAVLDQASYNDFGQKETSDGKLVSGTYYVVLPDGRRQVVTYKADEYGYVADVKYEGEAKYPEYKPSYPAYPKPAYAPPAYPKPAYPAPAYPKPTYAPPAYPKASYPEPSYPTYPRPSYPAYPRPAYPSYPRPSYPSYPKPSYPFPSTTEAAAPVKEAEIPVEVVTEDAEAAVVVTESIAEAVAAPIASETETSTDAA, via the exons ATGAAA TTCGTCATCATCGCAACGTTGGTCGTAGTTGCCTTGGCTTCCGAAAAGCCCTACTATCCGAAACCAACTTATCCGGCACCGGCTTATCCTCCTCCTGCTTACGGAAAGTCTTACGATTAC GCCCCGATGCCGTACAGCTTCGATTGGGCCGTACTGGACCAGGCAAGTTACAACGATTTCGGACAGAAAGAGACAAGCGATGGCAAACTCGTGAGTGGTACGTACTACGTCGTGCTCCCGGACGGTAGACGACAGGTTGTTACCTACAAAGCTGATGAATACGGTTACGTCGCCGATGTGAAATACGAGGGAGAAGCCAAATACCCTGAATACAAACCATCTTATCCAGCCTACCCCAAGCCCGCGTATGCCCCTCCAGCTTACCCCAAGCCCGCTTATCCTGCTCCGGCCTACCCCAAGCCAACTTACGCTCCACCGGCATACCCTAAAGCTTCCTACCCTGAACCATCTTACCCAACTTACCCTAGACCTTCTTACCCGGCTTATCCTCGTCCAGCATACCCTAGCTACCCCCGTCCTTCGTACCCGTCGTACCCTAAGCCAAGCTATCCGTTTCCATCTACCACTGAAGCCGCTGCTCCCGTGAAAGAGGCTGAAATTCCAGTTGAAGTCGTCACCGAGGACGCAGAAGCTGCTGTGGTCGTAACTGAATCGATTGCTGAGGCCGTTGCTGCCCCGATTGCCAGCGAAACGGAGACTTCCACCGATGCTGCTTAA
- the LOC130690365 gene encoding uncharacterized protein LOC130690365, producing MQVQIIFVAVLFLAVSIAEKEQSNYRQVKPAYEQKQVAMPYAFSWVVKDEPSINDYAHQQESDGKVTTGSYRVVLPDGRNQMVAYRSDENGYVVDVKFEGEAKYPHHQLSLYNNKQSYPLPKGNADIPKA from the exons ATGCAG GTCCAAATTATCTTTGTTGCTGTTTTATTTCTTGCCGTTTCGATTGCCGAAAAGGAGCAATCCAATTACAGACAAGTGAAACCCGCATACGAGCAGAAG CAAGTAGCAATGCCATACGCGTTCTCCTGGGTAGTGAAGGATGAACCCAGTATCAACGATTATGCGCATCAGCAAGAAAGCGATGGCAAGGTGACCACTGGATCTTATCGTGTCGTCTTGCCGGATGGCCGCAATCAGATGGTGGCCTACCGATCTGATGAAAACGGATACGTTGTCGACGTGAAATTCGAAGGTGAAGCCAAATATCCGCACCATCAACTTTCCTTATACAACAACAAGCAAAGCTATCCCCTTCCTAAAGGCAATGCGGATATCCCGAAGGCATAA
- the LOC130690053 gene encoding adhesive plaque matrix protein-like isoform X2 yields the protein MKFVIIAALVALALASDRPYYPKPAYPAADGYDYAPMPYSFDWAVLDQASYNDFGHKETSDGKVVTGTYYVVLPDGRRQVVTYKADDYGYVADVKYEGEASYPEYKPSYPAYPKPAYAPPAYPKPTYAAPAYPKPTYAPPAYPKASYPSYPRPSYPTYPRPAYPSYPRPSYPSYPKPSYPVSTTTEAVTETAAPVLKEAEEAVEAVAVTEAVSEAAVAVAEPIAEPETSTDAV from the exons ATGAAA TTCGTCATCATCGCCGCGTTGGTAGCCCTCGCCCTGGCCTCTGATCGCCCTTACTACCCCAAACCAGCTTATCCCGCAGCTGATGGATACGACTAC GCTCCGATGCCGTACAGTTTCGATTGGGCCGTGCTGGATCAGGCAAGTTACAACGACTTCGGACACAAGGAGACAAGCGATGGCAAAGTAGTGACTGGAACGTACTACGTCGTGCTCCCGGACGGCAGGCGACAAGTGGTCACGTACAAAGCTGATGATTACGGTTACGTGGCCGACGTCAAGTACGAAGGAGAGGCCTCATATCCTGAATACAAACCATCTTATCCAGCCTACCCCAAGCCCGCGTATGCCCCTCCAGCTTACCCCAAGCCCACTTATGCTGCTCCGGCCTACCCCAAGCCAACATACGCTCCACCGGCATACCCAAAAGCTTCTTACCCGAGCTACCCTAGACCTTCTTACCCAACTTATCCTCGCCCAGCTTACCCTAGCTATCCTCGTCCATCGTACCCATCGTACCCTAAGCCAAGCTACCCCGTTTCGACTACCACGGAGGCTGTAACTGAAACTGCCGCTCCTGTTCTTAAGGAAGCTGAGGAAGCAGTTGAAGCTGTTGCTGTTACTGAAGCTGTCAGCGAAGCCGCTGTCGCTGTTGCGGAACCTATTGCCGAACCGGAGACATCAACGGATGCCGTTTAA
- the LOC130690053 gene encoding adhesive plaque matrix protein-like isoform X1, translating into MKQFVIIAALVALALASDRPYYPKPAYPAADGYDYAPMPYSFDWAVLDQASYNDFGHKETSDGKVVTGTYYVVLPDGRRQVVTYKADDYGYVADVKYEGEASYPEYKPSYPAYPKPAYAPPAYPKPTYAAPAYPKPTYAPPAYPKASYPSYPRPSYPTYPRPAYPSYPRPSYPSYPKPSYPVSTTTEAVTETAAPVLKEAEEAVEAVAVTEAVSEAAVAVAEPIAEPETSTDAV; encoded by the exons ATGAAA CAGTTCGTCATCATCGCCGCGTTGGTAGCCCTCGCCCTGGCCTCTGATCGCCCTTACTACCCCAAACCAGCTTATCCCGCAGCTGATGGATACGACTAC GCTCCGATGCCGTACAGTTTCGATTGGGCCGTGCTGGATCAGGCAAGTTACAACGACTTCGGACACAAGGAGACAAGCGATGGCAAAGTAGTGACTGGAACGTACTACGTCGTGCTCCCGGACGGCAGGCGACAAGTGGTCACGTACAAAGCTGATGATTACGGTTACGTGGCCGACGTCAAGTACGAAGGAGAGGCCTCATATCCTGAATACAAACCATCTTATCCAGCCTACCCCAAGCCCGCGTATGCCCCTCCAGCTTACCCCAAGCCCACTTATGCTGCTCCGGCCTACCCCAAGCCAACATACGCTCCACCGGCATACCCAAAAGCTTCTTACCCGAGCTACCCTAGACCTTCTTACCCAACTTATCCTCGCCCAGCTTACCCTAGCTATCCTCGTCCATCGTACCCATCGTACCCTAAGCCAAGCTACCCCGTTTCGACTACCACGGAGGCTGTAACTGAAACTGCCGCTCCTGTTCTTAAGGAAGCTGAGGAAGCAGTTGAAGCTGTTGCTGTTACTGAAGCTGTCAGCGAAGCCGCTGTCGCTGTTGCGGAACCTATTGCCGAACCGGAGACATCAACGGATGCCGTTTAA